A window of the Tessaracoccus sp. MC1865 genome harbors these coding sequences:
- a CDS encoding glycosyltransferase, whose amino-acid sequence MLSVWYHGYEVRDYRRLRDNFSTDELALRGDALDELNRTRFDAAKPIFEDPQIAVVFVSDVQRRNSELDVGAQALNVHIIPNHINTDLFRPRVRRPNEARSLLLMRSFASANYGNDIAIESLRILSPEKWFNSLNITIRGFGALFHRTVEPLRPFSNVTIEEKYSSPIEMAVKHYDHGVFLCPTRYDTQGVMLGEAMASGMVTVTHPVAAIPEFTDEHSSLLPTPGDPVSFAEAIRYIVDNPLIMPVLSERAAERVAAQCGKDATIGREIALIRGLG is encoded by the coding sequence ATGCTCAGCGTCTGGTACCACGGCTACGAAGTGCGCGACTACCGACGCCTGCGGGACAATTTCTCGACGGATGAGTTGGCGCTTCGCGGAGACGCGCTCGATGAGCTGAACCGCACCCGCTTCGACGCGGCGAAACCGATCTTCGAGGACCCCCAGATTGCGGTGGTGTTCGTATCCGATGTCCAACGCCGCAATTCCGAGTTAGATGTCGGCGCGCAAGCGCTCAATGTCCACATCATCCCTAACCACATCAACACTGACCTCTTCCGTCCACGCGTCCGACGCCCCAATGAGGCGAGAAGTCTTCTATTGATGCGAAGTTTCGCGTCTGCCAACTACGGCAATGACATAGCCATCGAGTCGCTACGGATCCTGTCCCCAGAGAAATGGTTCAATTCGCTCAACATCACCATCCGTGGGTTCGGGGCACTGTTCCACCGAACAGTTGAGCCACTCCGACCATTTTCGAACGTCACGATCGAAGAAAAGTACTCCAGCCCGATTGAGATGGCCGTCAAACACTACGATCACGGCGTCTTCTTGTGTCCGACCCGCTACGACACGCAGGGTGTCATGCTCGGTGAGGCGATGGCGAGTGGCATGGTGACAGTGACACATCCCGTCGCTGCTATTCCCGAATTCACAGATGAGCACTCCAGCTTGCTACCTACCCCTGGAGATCCTGTGTCCTTTGCCGAGGCAATAAGATACATCGTTGACAATCCCTTAATCATGCCTGTCCTGTCGGAGCGCGCCGCGGAGCGGGTTGCCGCGCAGTGCGGCAAGGACGCAACCATCGGACGAGAGATCGCATTGATCAGGGGGCTCGGATGA
- the argG gene encoding argininosuccinate synthase codes for MTKVLTSLPVGERVGIAFSGGLDTSVAVAWMREAGAVPCTYTADIGQYDEPDIDSVPGRAVEYGAEISRLIDCKPQLVDEGLSALACGAFHIRSAGKAYFNTTPIGRAVTGTLLVRAMAEDNVFIWGDGSTYKGNDIERFYRYGLMANPQLRIYKPWLDEEFVRQLGGRAEMSAWLTERDLPYRDSKEKAYSTDANIWGATHEAKTLEDLNVSLETVEPIMGVKYWDPSVDIDTEDVTVRFELGRPVAINGVRFDDSVSLVMEANAIGGRHGLGMSDQIENRIIEAKSRGIYEAPGMALLWIAYERLLSAIHNEDTLANYQAQGLKLGRLLYEGRWLDPQSLMLRESIQRWVASAVTGEVDLRLRRGDDYTILDTRGPHLSYQPHKLSMERVEDAAFGPTDRIGQLTMRNLDIADSREKLELYAQQGTLLAGHAALIGQLERGGAAAIAELGATGPSDVDEAVERSSMDSGTD; via the coding sequence GTGACTAAAGTACTCACCTCCCTGCCCGTAGGCGAGCGCGTCGGTATCGCGTTCTCCGGTGGCCTCGACACCTCTGTCGCCGTCGCGTGGATGCGCGAGGCGGGCGCCGTGCCCTGCACCTACACGGCAGACATCGGCCAGTACGACGAGCCGGACATCGACTCCGTTCCCGGGCGCGCGGTGGAGTACGGCGCCGAGATCTCGCGGCTGATCGACTGCAAGCCGCAGCTCGTCGACGAGGGCCTGTCCGCCCTGGCCTGTGGCGCGTTCCACATCCGTTCGGCCGGCAAGGCGTACTTCAACACCACGCCCATCGGGCGCGCCGTCACCGGCACGCTCCTGGTGCGCGCCATGGCCGAGGACAACGTCTTCATCTGGGGCGACGGCTCCACCTACAAGGGCAACGACATCGAGCGGTTCTACCGCTACGGCCTCATGGCCAACCCGCAACTGCGCATCTACAAGCCGTGGCTCGATGAAGAGTTCGTGCGGCAGCTGGGCGGGCGCGCGGAGATGAGCGCCTGGCTCACGGAACGTGACCTCCCGTACCGCGACTCCAAGGAGAAGGCCTACTCCACCGACGCCAACATCTGGGGCGCCACGCATGAGGCCAAGACCCTGGAGGACCTCAACGTCTCGCTCGAGACCGTTGAGCCGATCATGGGCGTGAAGTACTGGGACCCGTCGGTCGACATCGACACCGAGGACGTCACGGTCCGCTTCGAGCTCGGCCGCCCCGTCGCCATCAACGGCGTCCGCTTCGACGACTCGGTCTCGCTGGTCATGGAGGCCAACGCCATCGGCGGCCGCCACGGACTCGGCATGAGCGACCAGATCGAGAACCGCATCATCGAGGCCAAGTCGCGCGGCATCTACGAGGCGCCGGGCATGGCGCTCCTCTGGATCGCCTACGAGCGTCTCCTCTCGGCCATCCACAACGAGGACACCCTCGCGAACTACCAGGCGCAGGGCCTCAAGCTCGGCCGCCTGCTGTACGAAGGCCGCTGGCTGGACCCGCAGTCGCTGATGCTGCGCGAATCCATCCAGCGTTGGGTCGCCTCCGCCGTGACAGGCGAGGTGGACCTGCGCCTGCGCCGCGGCGACGACTACACCATCCTCGACACCCGCGGCCCGCACCTCAGCTACCAGCCCCACAAGCTCTCGATGGAGCGCGTGGAGGACGCCGCGTTCGGCCCCACGGACCGCATCGGCCAGCTCACCATGCGCAACCTCGACATCGCGGATTCCCGCGAGAAGCTCGAGCTGTACGCCCAGCAGGGCACCCTGTTGGCCGGGCACGCGGCGCTCATCGGGCAGTTGGAGCGCGGCGGAGCCGCGGCCATCGCTGAGCTGGGCGCGACCGGGCCCTCGGATGTCGACGAGGCCGTGGAGCGCTCCTCGATGGATTCCGGCACCGACTGA